One genomic window of Alphaproteobacteria bacterium includes the following:
- a CDS encoding LysE family transporter, producing MNTLLFEYLPSILSLSGLIMISIISPGPDFAVIVRNSLIYSRKTALLTALGIALGVLVHVTYSLCGLGIIIRESEWLFTGIKYLGASYLLYIGYKGLRAKKENVELSETKHIRDISALSALWSGFLTNALNPKCILFFISLFSIFISPNTPIQILSLYGFIIFVETLLWFSFVAFCLSGKKTREKFNAMSHWIERGTGGVLMGLGAKLIFSV from the coding sequence ATGAATACTCTTCTTTTTGAATATTTGCCTTCCATCCTTAGCCTGTCAGGATTGATAATGATTTCCATTATAAGCCCGGGACCTGATTTTGCTGTCATTGTTAGGAATAGTTTGATTTATTCTCGTAAAACGGCTTTGTTGACTGCCTTAGGCATTGCTTTAGGCGTTTTAGTTCATGTGACTTATAGTTTATGTGGTCTAGGGATCATTATTCGGGAAAGTGAATGGCTTTTTACTGGGATTAAATATTTGGGTGCAAGTTATTTGCTTTATATTGGTTATAAAGGTTTGAGAGCGAAGAAAGAAAATGTTGAATTAAGTGAAACGAAACATATAAGAGATATTTCAGCTTTATCTGCTTTGTGGTCTGGTTTCTTAACGAATGCGCTTAATCCCAAGTGTATCTTATTTTTTATTAGTCTTTTTTCTATCTTTATTTCGCCAAACACACCAATACAGATTCTTTCTTTATATGGATTTATTATTTTTGTAGAAACGTTGCTTTGGTTTAGTTTTGTGGCTTTTTGTTTATCTGGTAAAAAAACAAGAGAAAAGTTTAATGCAATGAGTCATTGGATTGAGCGTGGGACAGGGGGCGTTCTTATGGGGCTCGGAGCGAAGCTTATTTTTAGTGTATAA